The genomic stretch CCGTCCTGCACATGTCCCTGCGGGACCTGACCGCCGACGCCCTGGCCGGGGCCGAGCACTTCGTCGACGACGTCTCCCACGCCCTGCGTGAGCGCACCTCGCTCGCCCTCGCCGTCGAGGCCGGAACGGTTCAGCGCGCCGCGATCCGCGCCGTGGGCGAGGTGCTCATCGGCGACTGCCGGCGCACCCCGGACCGCCGTGCCGTGTACGCCCCCTTCGGCCTGGGCTCCCTCGACATCGCCCTCGCCTCGCTCGTCCTCGACCGCGCCCGCGATCTGCCCGAGGCCCTGATCGTCGAGGATTTCTCCGGCACCGCCGCACAGTGACCCTTCCGGCACCGCCGGACATCACTGACCTCACCCTCACCTGACCCGCATCACCGGCAGCCCACGCGCGGGCCGCGCCGTCGATGCCCCCTGCCCTGCTGCCCCCTGCTGACCCCGTCTGGAGTACCGGCATGTCCGAAACCGCCCCGCACACCGCCGATTTCGCCGATTTCGCCGATTTCAAGGTCGCCGACCTGTCGCTGGCCGAGTTCGGCCGCAAGGAGATCACCCTCGCCGAGCACGAGATGCCGGGCCTGATGGCGATCCGGAAGGAGTACGCCGAGGCCCAGCCCCTCGCCGGCGCACGGATCACCGGCTCGCTGCACATGACCGTACAGACGGCCGTCCTGATCGAGACCCTGGTGGCGCTGGGCGCGCAGGTGCGCTGGGCCTCCTGCAACATCTTCTCCACCCAGGACCACGCCGCCGCGGCGATCGCCGCCGCCGGGATCCCGGTCTTCGCGTGGAAGGGCGAGACCCTCCAGGAGTACTGGTGGTGCACCGAGCAGGCGCTGACCTGGCCGGGCCAGGCGGGCCCGAACATGATCCTGGACGACGGCGGTGACGCCACCCTCCTCGTCCACAAGGGTGTCGAGTACCAGAAGACCGGCCAGCTCCCGCCCGCCGACAACGAGGAACTGGCTGTCGTACAGAGCCTGTTGAAGGCGAGCGCCCTCGACTGGACCGCGCTCGCGGGTGAGATCCGCGGGGTGACCGAGGAGACCACCACCGGCGTCCACCGGCTGTACGAGATGCACCGCGACGGCGCCCTCCTGTTCCCGGCGATCAACGTCAACGACGCCGTCACCAAGTCGAAGTTCGACAACAAGTACGGCTGCCGCCACTCCCTCGTCGACGGCATCAACCGCGCCACCGACGTCCTGATCGGCGGAAAGGTCGCGGTGGTGTGCGGCTACGGCGACGTCGGCAAGGGCTGCGCCGAGTCCCTGCGCGGGCAGGGCGCCCGCGTCATCGTCACCGAGATCGACCCGATCTGCGCGCTCCAGGCCGCGATGGACGGCTACCAGGTCGCCGCCCTGGAGAGCGTCGTCGGGATCGCCGACATCTTCGTCACCACGACCGGCAACCGCGACGTCATCATGGCCGGCCACATGGAGCGGATGAAGCACCAGGCGATCGTCGGCAACATCGGCCACTTCGACAACGAGATCGACATGGCCGGCCTCGCCGGGATCCCGGGCATCGTGAAGACCGAGGTCAAGCCGCAGGTCCACGAATGGCGCTTCCCGGACGGTCACACGGTCATCGTGCTGTCCGAGGGCCGCCTGCTGAACCTGGGCAACGCCACCGGTCACCCGTCGTTCGTGATGTCCAACTCCTTCGCGGACCAGACCCTGGCCCAGATCGAGCTGTTCACCAAGCCCGACGAGTACCCGACCGGTGTCCACGTGCTTCCGAAGCACCTCGACGAGAAGGTCGCCCGCCTCCACCTGGCCGCCCTCGGAGTCGAGCTCACCACCCTGACCCCGGTCCAGGCCGACTACCTCGGTGTGCCGGTGGAGGGCCCCTACAAGCCCGAGCAGTACCGCTACTGATCCGTCCTGACCAGCAGTCAACTCCCCGACCAGCAAAGGGAATCCACCATGTCTCGCCGCCTGTTCACCTCGGAGTCCGTGACCGAGGGCCACCCCGACAAGATCGCCGACCAGATCAGCGACACCATCCTCGACGCCCTGCTCGCCGCCGACCCGGCCTCCCGGGTCGCCGTGGAGACGCTGATCACCACCGGCCAGGTGCACATCGCCGGTGAGGTGACCACGAAGGCGTACGCGGACATCGCGACGCTGGTCCGCGACCGGATCCTGCGGATCGGCTACGACTCCTCCAAGAAGGGCTTCGACGGCGCCTCCTGCGGTGTGTCGGTGTCGATCGGCGCGCAGTCGCCCGACATCGCGCAGGGTGTGGACACGGCGTACGAGACCCGTGTGGACGGTGATGACGACGAGCTGGACAAACAGGGCGCCGGCGACCAGGGCCTGATGTTCGGCTACGCCTGCGACGACACCCCTGAGCTGATGCCGCTGCCGATCCACCTGGCCCACCGGCTCTCCCGCCGCCTGGCCGAGGTCCGCAAGAACGGGACCGTCCCCTATCTGCGCCCGGACGGCAAGACACAGGTCACCATCGAGTACGACGGCGACAAGGCCGTACGCCTGGACACGGTGGTCGTCTCCTCGCAGCACGCCGCCGACATCGACCTGGAGTCGCTGCTCACGCCCGACATCCGCGAGTTCGTGGTGGAGCCGGAGCTGAGGGCCCTCGCCGAGAGCGGGATCACCCTGGAGACGGAGGGCTACCGGCTGCTCGTCAACCCGACCGGCCGCTTCGAGATCGGCGGCCCGATGGGCGACGCCGGGCTGACCGGCCGCAAGATCATCATCGACACGTACGGCGGTATGGCCCGCCACGGCGGCGGCGCCTTCTCCGGCAAGGACCCGTCCAAGGTGGACCGCAGCGCCGCGTACGCGATGCGCTGGGTCGCGAAGAACGTGGTGGCGGCGGGCCTGGCCTCCCGCTGCGAGGTCCAGGTCGCCTACGCGATCGGCAAGGCCGAGCCGGTCGGCCTGTTCGTCGAGACGTTCGGCACCGAGACCGTGCCGGTGGCGCGCATCCAGGAGGCCGTGTCCAAGGTCTTCGACCTGCGCCCGGCCGCGATCATCCGCGACCTCGACCTGCTCCGCCCGATCTACTCCCAGACGGCGGCCTACGGCCACTTCGGCCGCGAGCTGCCCGACTTCACCTGGGAGCGCACCGACCGCGCCGCCGACCTGCGCGCCGCCGCCCAGTCCTGAACGGTCCGGCCGGACCGCCTGCCGTCACCTCATACGAGACAAGGAGCAGACCGTGCGCATCGCCGTCACGGGTTCGATCGCCACCGACCACCTCATGCAGTTCCCCGGCCGGTTCACCGATCAGCTGATAGCCGACCGCCTCGACACGGTCTCGCTGTCCTTCCTGGTGGACCATCTGGAGGTGCGCCGCGGCGGGGTCGCCGCCAACATCGCCTTCGGCCTCGGCCGGCTCGGGCTGCGCCCGCTGCTGGTGGGCGCCGTCGGAGCTGACTTCGGCCCCTACCGCGCCTGGCTGGAGGAGAACGGCGTGGACACCGGATGTGTCCATGTCTCCGGCACCGCCCAGACCGCCCGCTTCATGTGCACGACCGACCTCGACCAGAACCAGATCGCCTCCTTCTATGCCGGGGCGATGGCCGAGGCCGACCGTATCTCGCTGCGCTCGGTGGCCGAGGC from Streptomyces roseochromogenus subsp. oscitans DS 12.976 encodes the following:
- the ahcY gene encoding adenosylhomocysteinase produces the protein MSETAPHTADFADFADFKVADLSLAEFGRKEITLAEHEMPGLMAIRKEYAEAQPLAGARITGSLHMTVQTAVLIETLVALGAQVRWASCNIFSTQDHAAAAIAAAGIPVFAWKGETLQEYWWCTEQALTWPGQAGPNMILDDGGDATLLVHKGVEYQKTGQLPPADNEELAVVQSLLKASALDWTALAGEIRGVTEETTTGVHRLYEMHRDGALLFPAINVNDAVTKSKFDNKYGCRHSLVDGINRATDVLIGGKVAVVCGYGDVGKGCAESLRGQGARVIVTEIDPICALQAAMDGYQVAALESVVGIADIFVTTTGNRDVIMAGHMERMKHQAIVGNIGHFDNEIDMAGLAGIPGIVKTEVKPQVHEWRFPDGHTVIVLSEGRLLNLGNATGHPSFVMSNSFADQTLAQIELFTKPDEYPTGVHVLPKHLDEKVARLHLAALGVELTTLTPVQADYLGVPVEGPYKPEQYRY
- the metK gene encoding methionine adenosyltransferase — its product is MSRRLFTSESVTEGHPDKIADQISDTILDALLAADPASRVAVETLITTGQVHIAGEVTTKAYADIATLVRDRILRIGYDSSKKGFDGASCGVSVSIGAQSPDIAQGVDTAYETRVDGDDDELDKQGAGDQGLMFGYACDDTPELMPLPIHLAHRLSRRLAEVRKNGTVPYLRPDGKTQVTIEYDGDKAVRLDTVVVSSQHAADIDLESLLTPDIREFVVEPELRALAESGITLETEGYRLLVNPTGRFEIGGPMGDAGLTGRKIIIDTYGGMARHGGGAFSGKDPSKVDRSAAYAMRWVAKNVVAAGLASRCEVQVAYAIGKAEPVGLFVETFGTETVPVARIQEAVSKVFDLRPAAIIRDLDLLRPIYSQTAAYGHFGRELPDFTWERTDRAADLRAAAQS